The proteins below come from a single Serratia fonticola genomic window:
- a CDS encoding sugar-binding transcriptional regulator, with protein sequence MEKKTGSQDNELLTEIAVAYYQDEITQEEIAKKFGISRIKVGRLLKRAKEEGIVEITVRYHPVFSTRLEQQMLERFSLSRALIALDHQDEEEQRRQVAALVSGYLAMTLKDDMVLAVGQGRNVAAIADHVGSVAPKSCKFICGIGGTHRPGDAINADHISRRLAKKFGGSSETLYAPAYVENRALKEAFMQNGTIKETLDRARKADVALVGIGDMNENSYMVKLGWFTPHEIIDASLNQGVIGDIAGYDFFNAQGMHVDTVMNDRVIGLSIDELRKIPCVIAIASENTKALAILGALRTGAIDIIATSALNIRTILNMSQ encoded by the coding sequence ATGGAAAAAAAAACAGGATCCCAGGATAACGAACTGCTGACTGAAATTGCCGTGGCTTATTATCAGGACGAAATCACTCAGGAGGAGATTGCAAAAAAGTTCGGTATTTCGCGGATTAAGGTCGGGCGTTTACTCAAGCGGGCCAAAGAAGAAGGCATTGTTGAGATCACCGTCCGCTATCATCCGGTATTCAGTACCCGGCTGGAGCAGCAAATGCTGGAGCGTTTCTCCCTCAGCCGTGCATTAATCGCGCTGGATCATCAGGATGAGGAAGAACAGCGGCGTCAGGTAGCAGCATTGGTTTCCGGTTATCTGGCCATGACCCTGAAAGATGATATGGTGCTGGCGGTTGGCCAAGGGCGTAACGTGGCCGCGATTGCCGACCATGTGGGCAGCGTGGCACCAAAAAGCTGTAAATTTATCTGTGGCATTGGGGGAACGCATCGCCCTGGTGACGCTATAAATGCTGATCACATCAGCCGCCGTCTGGCGAAGAAGTTTGGTGGTAGCAGCGAGACGCTGTATGCCCCGGCATATGTCGAAAACCGGGCGCTGAAAGAGGCGTTTATGCAAAACGGCACCATCAAGGAAACCCTGGATCGGGCGCGCAAGGCCGATGTGGCCTTGGTGGGCATCGGTGATATGAACGAAAACAGCTATATGGTAAAGCTTGGCTGGTTTACTCCCCACGAGATCATTGATGCCAGTCTGAATCAGGGAGTGATCGGTGATATCGCCGGTTATGACTTTTTCAATGCGCAGGGGATGCATGTGGATACGGTGATGAACGATCGCGTCATTGGTCTGAGCATTGATGAGCTGCGGAAAATCCCTTGTGTGATCGCCATTGCCTCTGAGAATACCAAAGCGTTGGCTATTCTGGGTGCGCTGCGTACCGGGGCGATCGATATTATCGCGACCAGCGCCCTCAACATCCGCACCATTCTTAATATGTCACAGTAA
- the nudK gene encoding GDP-mannose pyrophosphatase NudK: MSSKIENIRKQLLSDNWYVLNKYTFELKRKNGGTIEQVREVYDRGNGATILLYNRAKGTVVLTNQFRMPTYVNGNATGMLLEACAGLLDDDQPEQCARREAVEETGFQVSKVQKIFEAYMSPGGVTEILHFFIAEYQDDERQTCGGGIEDEDIEVVELPFGEAIAMIADGRLKDGKTIMLLQYLQIHRVME, translated from the coding sequence ATGTCGTCAAAAATTGAAAATATCAGAAAGCAGCTGTTATCGGACAACTGGTACGTATTGAATAAATACACCTTTGAGTTAAAACGTAAAAATGGTGGAACCATCGAACAGGTGCGCGAGGTCTATGACCGGGGCAACGGGGCGACCATTTTGCTGTATAACCGCGCCAAGGGCACCGTGGTGCTGACCAACCAGTTCCGCATGCCGACCTACGTCAACGGCAATGCCACAGGTATGTTGTTGGAAGCCTGCGCCGGGCTGCTGGATGACGATCAGCCCGAACAGTGCGCCCGCCGTGAAGCGGTAGAGGAAACCGGTTTTCAGGTTTCGAAGGTGCAAAAGATCTTTGAGGCCTACATGTCACCGGGTGGCGTGACGGAAATACTCCACTTCTTTATTGCCGAGTACCAGGATGATGAACGCCAAACCTGCGGTGGTGGCATTGAGGATGAAGATATTGAAGTGGTGGAATTGCCCTTTGGTGAGGCAATCGCGATGATCGCCGACGGTCGCCTCAAGGATGGTAAGACCATCATGCTGTTGCAGTATTTGCAGATCCACCGGGTGATGGAGTAG
- a CDS encoding MFS transporter, which produces MLNGLIHRIGLSPKLMLGYAGVLVFMMGEGLEQGWLSPYLIGKGLTIQESALLFSVYGFAAAISAWFSGVLAEIFTARRVMLAGLLLFLLGSVCFLVWGLPSNNLSVMIPTYALRGLGYPLFAYGFLVWVAYEAPPERLGSAVGIFWFVYSGGLSVLGVLYSSIMLPYLGEIHTLWSALIFVVLGAMIALMLNRTPGHSDVGDRQKASLSYVLKGITIAFENPKIGLGGIVRTINTSAAYGFVVFMPMYMMDIGFSRTDWLQMYAALWTVNIIFNLIFGVISDGLGWRNVVMWFGCVGCAITTLMFYYVPYFLGPNYLLTVVAAGLFGACLAAFVPLSAIMPTLAPENKGAAMSILNLGAGLSTFVGPAVVGLFIGSLGSSGVIWIFTGLYLFSGVLMKYVTLPKAVPAAVEENHHSLA; this is translated from the coding sequence ATGCTGAATGGACTGATTCATCGCATTGGTCTGTCACCAAAATTAATGCTCGGTTATGCCGGTGTGTTGGTCTTTATGATGGGGGAAGGGCTGGAACAAGGCTGGCTTTCACCTTATCTGATCGGCAAAGGCTTAACCATTCAAGAATCTGCGCTGCTGTTTAGCGTTTACGGTTTTGCTGCGGCAATCTCCGCCTGGTTTTCCGGCGTCTTGGCGGAAATCTTTACCGCTCGCCGCGTCATGCTGGCTGGGTTGTTGCTGTTCTTGCTGGGCTCGGTGTGTTTTCTGGTGTGGGGATTACCCAGTAATAACCTGTCGGTGATGATACCGACCTATGCGCTGCGCGGGCTGGGCTATCCCCTGTTTGCCTATGGTTTTCTGGTGTGGGTCGCCTATGAGGCTCCGCCGGAAAGGCTGGGTTCCGCCGTGGGGATTTTCTGGTTTGTCTACAGCGGTGGGTTGAGCGTGCTGGGCGTGCTCTACTCCAGCATCATGCTGCCGTACCTAGGGGAAATTCACACCTTATGGAGCGCATTAATCTTTGTGGTACTCGGGGCGATGATAGCACTGATGCTTAACCGCACCCCTGGCCATAGTGACGTGGGGGACAGGCAAAAAGCCTCTCTCAGCTATGTGCTAAAGGGGATCACCATTGCGTTTGAGAACCCGAAAATCGGCCTGGGTGGCATTGTCCGCACCATCAATACCTCTGCGGCGTATGGCTTCGTGGTGTTTATGCCGATGTACATGATGGATATCGGGTTTAGCCGCACTGACTGGCTACAGATGTATGCGGCACTGTGGACGGTGAACATTATCTTCAACCTGATCTTTGGGGTGATCAGCGACGGCTTGGGCTGGCGTAACGTCGTTATGTGGTTCGGTTGCGTCGGCTGCGCCATCACCACGCTGATGTTCTATTACGTGCCTTATTTCCTCGGCCCCAATTATCTGCTGACCGTCGTGGCCGCCGGGCTATTCGGTGCTTGCCTGGCTGCTTTCGTGCCTCTTTCGGCCATTATGCCGACGTTGGCCCCGGAGAATAAAGGTGCCGCCATGTCGATCCTGAATCTCGGCGCGGGGTTGAGCACTTTCGTTGGCCCGGCAGTGGTAGGGTTATTTATCGGCAGCTTGGGGAGCAGCGGGGTGATTTGGATTTTCACCGGCCTGTATTTGTTCAGCGGCGTCTTGATGAAATATGTCACCTTGCCTAAAGCCGTGCCTGCCGCCGTGGAAGAAAATCATCACAGCTTGGCGTAA
- the napC gene encoding cytochrome c-type protein NapC, translating to MAERKNETSEKKAGPIRRLWRWWRRPSRLALGTLLLLGFVAGIVFWGGFNTGMEAANTEKFCISCHEMRENVYEEYMETVHYNNRSGVRATCPDCHVPHEWGPKMLRKLKASKELYAKVFGIIDTPQKFEEHRLTMASNEWARMKANNSQECRNCHNFEYMDFTAQKTVAAKMHDKAITEGKTCIDCHKGIAHKLPDMHGVPTGF from the coding sequence ATGGCCGAACGTAAGAACGAAACATCCGAGAAAAAGGCCGGACCGATCCGTCGTCTATGGCGCTGGTGGCGCAGGCCGAGCAGGCTGGCCCTGGGGACTTTGCTGCTGTTGGGCTTTGTCGCCGGGATCGTTTTCTGGGGCGGTTTCAACACCGGTATGGAAGCGGCCAACACCGAAAAGTTCTGTATCAGCTGCCACGAGATGCGTGAAAACGTCTACGAAGAGTATATGGAGACGGTGCACTACAACAACCGTAGTGGCGTACGTGCCACCTGCCCAGACTGCCACGTCCCGCATGAGTGGGGGCCAAAGATGCTACGTAAGCTGAAGGCCAGTAAAGAACTTTACGCCAAGGTGTTTGGCATTATCGACACGCCGCAGAAGTTCGAAGAGCATCGTCTGACCATGGCCAGCAACGAATGGGCGCGTATGAAGGCCAATAACTCGCAGGAGTGTCGTAACTGCCACAACTTCGAGTATATGGATTTCACCGCGCAGAAAACCGTGGCGGCCAAGATGCATGATAAAGCGATAACCGAAGGCAAAACCTGTATCGATTGCCATAAAGGGATCGCACACAAACTGCCGGACATGCACGGAGTCCCTACCGGATTCTAA
- a CDS encoding dihydroxyacetone kinase subunit DhaK, which translates to MNRIINDPDHVVEDAIQGYLKAHPEYFTATDNARVLKYPAVPIQGKVGIVTGGGSGHEPAFLGYVGKNMLDAVAIGEIFSSPTAGAFLDAFKAADSGAGVACLYGNYAGDNMNVKMAMKKASAAGITVKTVVANDDVASAPASEIEKRRGVAGEILMWKIGAAAAALGYDLDGVIAAAQKAIGNCRSIGVGLSSCTIPAVGKPNFHIADGQMEIGIGHHGEPGIEVSPIQSASAMAGTMLDFVLNDMPLNKGQEVALLISGLGATPVMELYIYYAEIEKRLTERGIKVHRRYVGNYFTSLEMMGVTLTVMKLDDQLKTLLDMPAHSLGLTQVE; encoded by the coding sequence ATGAACAGAATCATTAACGATCCCGATCACGTCGTGGAAGATGCCATTCAGGGCTATCTGAAGGCTCATCCGGAATATTTCACCGCGACCGATAATGCACGAGTCCTCAAATACCCTGCTGTACCGATCCAAGGCAAGGTGGGTATTGTTACCGGTGGGGGCTCGGGGCATGAGCCAGCGTTTCTGGGTTATGTTGGCAAGAACATGCTCGATGCTGTGGCCATCGGTGAGATTTTCTCTTCGCCAACGGCGGGGGCATTTCTGGATGCGTTCAAGGCTGCGGACAGCGGGGCGGGGGTCGCCTGCCTGTATGGCAACTATGCTGGCGATAATATGAACGTCAAAATGGCGATGAAGAAGGCCAGTGCCGCCGGTATCACGGTAAAAACCGTGGTGGCAAATGATGATGTTGCCTCTGCGCCCGCCAGTGAAATTGAAAAGCGCCGTGGCGTCGCCGGTGAGATTCTGATGTGGAAAATCGGGGCCGCTGCCGCAGCGTTGGGTTACGATCTTGACGGAGTGATCGCTGCTGCCCAAAAGGCCATTGGCAATTGCCGCTCCATCGGCGTCGGGCTCAGCTCTTGCACCATCCCGGCGGTAGGTAAGCCCAACTTCCATATTGCCGATGGCCAAATGGAGATCGGGATTGGTCATCACGGTGAGCCTGGGATTGAGGTATCACCGATCCAGTCGGCGTCCGCGATGGCTGGCACCATGCTCGACTTTGTGCTCAATGATATGCCGTTGAACAAGGGGCAGGAAGTCGCCTTGTTGATTTCCGGGTTGGGGGCCACGCCGGTGATGGAGCTCTACATCTATTATGCCGAGATTGAAAAGCGGCTGACGGAGCGTGGCATCAAGGTTCACCGTCGCTACGTGGGTAACTATTTTACTTCACTGGAAATGATGGGGGTGACGCTAACCGTGATGAAGCTCGACGACCAATTGAAAACGTTGCTCGATATGCCTGCTCATTCATTGGGCCTAACCCAGGTGGAGTGA
- a CDS encoding MDR/zinc-dependent alcohol dehydrogenase-like family protein, which yields MCQNCVTAANMAEGIPETMKAVVAYAPKDYRLEQVAVPKIGPQEILVKVEACGICAGDVKAFEGAASFWGDEKQPAYIKAPMIPGHEFIGHVVGYGEGVEGFKLGDRVISEQIVPCWQCRFCNRGQYWMCEKHDLYGFQKNVNGGMAEYMKFTKEAINYHVPADMPIEDAILIEPYACSFHAVQRANIKLGDVVVLAGAGTLGLGMIGAIKKSGPSKLVVLDLSDDRLALAKEFGADVVLNPLRDDVMAIVKDMTEGYGCDIYIEATGAQQSVEQGLMLIRKLGTFVEFSVFKDPVTVDWSIISDRKELDVLGSHLGPYCYPLVIEGIRNGDLPTKGVVTQTLPLEQFAEGFAMMKRGVGSIKVVLNPNL from the coding sequence ATGTGTCAGAACTGCGTAACAGCGGCAAACATGGCCGAAGGCATTCCTGAAACCATGAAAGCGGTGGTGGCCTATGCCCCGAAGGACTATCGCTTAGAGCAAGTGGCGGTACCGAAAATTGGCCCGCAAGAGATCCTGGTGAAAGTTGAAGCCTGCGGCATCTGCGCCGGTGACGTTAAAGCGTTTGAAGGGGCCGCCAGCTTTTGGGGGGATGAAAAACAACCGGCTTACATCAAAGCGCCGATGATCCCCGGCCACGAATTTATCGGCCACGTGGTGGGTTATGGTGAAGGCGTTGAGGGATTTAAGCTGGGCGATCGGGTGATCTCTGAACAGATTGTCCCCTGCTGGCAATGCCGCTTCTGTAACCGTGGCCAGTATTGGATGTGTGAGAAACACGACCTGTACGGCTTCCAGAAAAACGTTAATGGCGGCATGGCTGAGTACATGAAGTTCACCAAAGAGGCCATCAACTATCACGTCCCTGCGGATATGCCGATTGAGGACGCCATTCTGATCGAACCCTATGCCTGTTCTTTCCATGCGGTACAGCGCGCCAACATCAAACTGGGTGACGTGGTGGTGCTGGCGGGGGCCGGAACGCTGGGTTTGGGGATGATCGGGGCGATTAAAAAATCCGGACCATCGAAGCTGGTGGTGCTCGATCTGTCTGACGATCGCCTAGCGTTGGCGAAAGAATTTGGTGCCGACGTTGTGCTGAACCCACTGCGCGATGATGTGATGGCGATCGTTAAAGACATGACCGAAGGCTACGGCTGCGATATCTACATTGAAGCTACCGGCGCACAGCAATCTGTCGAACAGGGGCTGATGCTGATCCGCAAATTGGGCACCTTTGTCGAGTTCTCGGTGTTTAAAGATCCGGTGACCGTCGATTGGAGCATTATCAGCGATCGTAAGGAGCTGGACGTGCTGGGATCGCACCTGGGCCCTTACTGTTATCCGTTGGTAATTGAAGGGATCCGTAATGGCGATCTGCCCACCAAAGGTGTCGTCACCCAAACGTTGCCGCTGGAGCAGTTTGCTGAAGGCTTCGCCATGATGAAACGGGGCGTCGGCTCAATCAAAGTGGTGCTCAACCCGAATCTGTAA
- the tal gene encoding transaldolase: protein MNQLDALKQLTVVVADSGDIESIRQFEPQDATTNPSLILKAAALPQYKSLITEALEYARQQGGSKETQLINASDRLAVNIGVEILKSVPGRISTEVDARLSFDRGMCVAKARKLIGMYQNQGIDKSRILIKLAATWEGIKAAEELEKEGINTNLTLLFSFAQARACAEAGVYLISPFVGRIYDWYQARQPMTDYDAEQDPGVKSVRTIYEYYKQHRYQTVIMGASFRKVEQILALAGCDRLTIAPNLLEELKQSNQPIERKLTPSTEGFYQPAPLAEAEFRWLHNQDAMAVEKLAEGIRLFAVDQQKLEDMLIAQL from the coding sequence ATGAACCAGTTAGACGCACTCAAACAGCTGACCGTGGTCGTTGCCGACAGCGGTGATATCGAATCCATCCGTCAGTTCGAACCACAGGATGCCACTACCAACCCTTCGTTGATCCTCAAGGCCGCGGCGCTGCCGCAGTATAAGTCGCTGATCACCGAAGCGCTGGAGTACGCCCGCCAGCAAGGCGGCAGCAAAGAAACCCAGCTGATTAACGCCAGTGACCGACTGGCGGTGAATATCGGGGTAGAAATTCTAAAAAGCGTGCCGGGCCGTATCTCCACCGAGGTGGATGCTCGCCTATCCTTCGATCGCGGTATGTGCGTGGCCAAAGCACGCAAGCTGATCGGCATGTATCAAAACCAGGGCATCGATAAATCCCGCATTCTGATCAAGCTGGCAGCCACCTGGGAAGGGATCAAGGCGGCCGAAGAGCTGGAAAAAGAAGGCATCAACACCAACCTGACACTGCTGTTCTCCTTTGCTCAGGCCCGTGCCTGCGCCGAAGCCGGTGTCTATCTGATTTCACCGTTCGTTGGCCGTATCTACGATTGGTATCAGGCCAGACAGCCAATGACCGATTACGATGCCGAGCAGGATCCGGGCGTGAAGTCCGTCCGCACCATTTATGAATACTACAAACAGCACCGCTATCAGACCGTGATCATGGGCGCCAGCTTCCGTAAGGTTGAGCAAATCCTGGCGTTGGCGGGTTGTGACCGTTTGACCATTGCGCCAAACCTGCTGGAAGAATTGAAGCAGAGCAATCAGCCTATCGAACGTAAACTGACGCCGTCTACCGAAGGGTTTTATCAGCCTGCGCCACTGGCCGAGGCGGAGTTCCGCTGGTTGCATAACCAGGATGCCATGGCGGTTGAGAAGTTGGCCGAAGGCATTCGCCTGTTCGCCGTCGACCAGCAGAAGCTGGAAGATATGCTGATCGCACAGCTGTAA
- the rpiB gene encoding ribose 5-phosphate isomerase B, translating to MQPIAIGADDAAIELKNVIVAFLQQRDIPVTDYSPGSDTAPIGYPDIAFQVAQGIKDGKHQRGILLCGTGIGMSIVANKVPGIRAAQCHDTYSAQRARKSNDAQIITLGARVIGPELAKSIVEAWLSSEFEGGGSAPKVARIGYYEQVVGQR from the coding sequence ATGCAGCCTATTGCGATTGGCGCCGATGATGCCGCCATTGAACTGAAGAATGTGATCGTTGCGTTTCTGCAACAGCGCGATATTCCGGTCACCGACTACTCACCGGGAAGCGATACGGCCCCTATCGGTTATCCCGATATCGCCTTTCAGGTGGCGCAGGGCATTAAGGATGGGAAACACCAACGTGGCATTTTGCTGTGTGGCACCGGTATTGGCATGAGCATTGTGGCCAACAAGGTTCCGGGGATCCGTGCGGCACAGTGCCATGACACCTATTCGGCACAGCGCGCACGTAAAAGCAACGATGCACAAATCATCACGCTTGGCGCACGCGTCATTGGCCCGGAACTGGCAAAATCGATCGTTGAAGCCTGGTTGAGCTCTGAATTTGAAGGAGGGGGATCGGCGCCTAAGGTGGCAAGGATCGGCTATTACGAGCAGGTCGTTGGCCAACGCTGA
- a CDS encoding SDR family oxidoreductase, whose translation MITGQSKGALQGKVALITGGAAGIGLAIAKCYLQNGAQVVLLDRAAQVVQIAQQLDEQQALGIVMDVTDKASVEQAVAQANAHFGRLDVLVNSAGIVALYPAEELPEDAWDSTMAVNLKGVFLTSQAVGHYFIRQGSGSIINLASQAGVVALPNHLAYCASKAGVIGLTQVLALEWGPHNVRVNAISPTVVLTELGRKAWSGEVAEQMKQKIPLRRFAEPEDIAASALFLASDAASMITGSNLVVDGGYTIQ comes from the coding sequence ATGATTACTGGTCAAAGCAAGGGTGCCTTGCAAGGGAAAGTGGCGTTGATAACCGGCGGCGCGGCGGGAATAGGTCTGGCTATTGCCAAATGCTATCTGCAAAACGGTGCGCAGGTCGTGCTGTTGGATCGCGCTGCACAGGTGGTGCAGATTGCCCAACAGCTGGATGAGCAGCAGGCGTTGGGCATCGTGATGGACGTCACCGACAAAGCCTCGGTAGAACAGGCGGTTGCGCAGGCCAATGCCCATTTCGGGCGGTTGGATGTGCTGGTCAATAGCGCCGGGATTGTCGCGCTGTATCCGGCGGAAGAACTGCCCGAAGACGCTTGGGATAGCACCATGGCGGTGAACCTGAAAGGGGTGTTCCTTACCAGTCAGGCCGTGGGCCACTATTTTATTCGTCAGGGCAGTGGCAGCATTATCAACCTGGCCTCGCAGGCTGGAGTCGTCGCCTTGCCCAATCATCTGGCTTACTGCGCCAGCAAGGCTGGCGTGATTGGTTTGACCCAGGTTCTGGCACTGGAGTGGGGGCCGCACAACGTGCGGGTAAACGCCATTTCGCCCACGGTGGTGCTGACCGAGTTGGGGCGCAAAGCATGGTCAGGCGAGGTAGCGGAACAAATGAAGCAGAAAATTCCCCTAAGGCGCTTTGCCGAACCCGAGGATATTGCCGCCAGCGCGCTGTTCCTGGCGAGCGATGCGGCCAGCATGATCACCGGCAGCAATCTGGTGGTTGACGGTGGTTACACCATTCAATAA
- the dhaL gene encoding dihydroxyacetone kinase subunit DhaL gives MTTQISTQYGNEIVTALIGVIVSNREYLSEIDGAIGDGDHGINMSKGFTLCGEAIKGQNLTLAKAFDAVTEALMEGIGGSMGPLYGSLFMGMADSVRDKPALDKQVFLAMLRNGLTELQDISSAGVGDKCLMDTLIPAIEGYEQAVRRGDSFSESLEQLKRAAVAGRDSTRDLVAKIGRASRLGERSRGVLDAGAVSCCLLLCQLADAVEQRLNTVAA, from the coding sequence ATGACCACACAAATTTCGACGCAGTATGGCAATGAGATCGTCACGGCGCTGATTGGCGTGATTGTCAGCAATCGCGAGTATCTCAGTGAAATAGATGGTGCGATTGGCGACGGCGATCACGGCATTAATATGTCAAAAGGCTTCACCTTATGTGGTGAGGCCATCAAGGGCCAAAATCTGACGTTGGCAAAGGCTTTCGACGCGGTAACGGAGGCACTGATGGAAGGGATTGGTGGCTCGATGGGGCCGCTGTATGGCAGCCTGTTCATGGGCATGGCCGACAGTGTGCGCGATAAACCGGCGCTGGATAAACAGGTTTTTCTGGCTATGTTGCGCAATGGGCTCACTGAACTGCAGGACATCAGCAGTGCTGGCGTAGGCGACAAGTGCCTGATGGATACTCTGATCCCTGCGATAGAAGGGTATGAGCAGGCAGTTCGGCGCGGCGATAGCTTCAGTGAGTCGCTGGAGCAGTTGAAACGGGCTGCCGTTGCCGGGCGTGATTCAACCCGCGATCTGGTTGCCAAGATTGGCCGTGCTAGCCGGTTGGGGGAACGTTCGCGCGGCGTGCTGGATGCCGGTGCGGTATCCTGTTGCCTACTTTTATGCCAACTGGCCGATGCGGTAGAACAACGCTTGAATACCGTTGCCGCCTGA
- the maeB gene encoding NADP-dependent oxaloacetate-decarboxylating malate dehydrogenase: MDEQLKQSALDFHQFPVPGKIQVSPTKPLATQRDLALAYSPGVAAPCLEIAADPLAAYKYTAKGNLVAVISNGTAVLGLGNIGALAGKPVMEGKGVLFKKFSGIDVFDIEVDELDPDKLIDVIAALEPTFGGINLEDIKAPECFYIEKKLRERMKIPVFHDDQHGTAIITTAAVLNGLRVVKKNISDVRLVVSGAGAASIACLNLLVALGLSKQNITVCDSKGVIYQGRDAKMEETKAAYAIADNGQRTLGDAIPNADIFLGCSGPGVLTQDMVKTMARDPLIMALANPEPEILPPLAKAVRPDAIICTGRSDYPNQVNNVLCFPFIFRGALDVGATTINEEMKLACVHAIADLALAEQSDVVASAYGDQDLSFGPEYIIPKPFDPRLIVKIAPAVAKAAMDSGVAMRPIEDFDAYVEKLTEFVYKTNLFMKPIFSQAKKEVKRVVMAEGEEERVLHATQELVSQGLAYPILVGRPSVIEMRLKKLGLQLTPGKDFEVVNNESDPRFNEYWGEYYQIMKRRGVSQEQARRAVIGNPTLIAAIMLHRGEADAMICGTIGSYHEHYDVVEKVFGFREGVHVAGAMNALLLPSGNTFIADTYVNDDPTPEQLAEITLMAADTVRRFGIEPKVALLSHSSFGSSNCPSASKMRKTLELVNQMAPGLEIDGEMHGDAALVESIRHDLMPDSPLKGSANILIMPSMEAARISYNLLRVSSSEGVTVGPVLMGVSKPVHILTPIASVRRIVNMVALAVVEAQTQPL; this comes from the coding sequence ATGGACGAACAGCTCAAACAGAGTGCCCTTGATTTCCATCAGTTTCCGGTCCCAGGGAAGATCCAGGTATCGCCGACTAAACCTCTAGCGACGCAGCGCGATCTGGCCTTGGCCTATTCGCCGGGCGTGGCTGCTCCCTGTCTGGAAATTGCCGCCGATCCGCTGGCCGCTTATAAATATACCGCCAAGGGTAACCTGGTGGCGGTGATCTCCAACGGCACCGCGGTGCTGGGGTTGGGGAATATCGGTGCGCTGGCCGGTAAGCCGGTCATGGAAGGTAAAGGGGTTCTGTTTAAGAAGTTTTCCGGTATTGACGTGTTCGATATCGAAGTCGATGAACTCGATCCTGACAAGCTGATTGACGTGATCGCCGCGCTGGAACCGACCTTCGGCGGCATTAACCTGGAAGATATCAAAGCGCCCGAGTGCTTCTATATTGAGAAGAAGCTGCGTGAGCGCATGAAGATCCCGGTGTTCCATGACGATCAGCACGGCACGGCGATTATTACCACCGCTGCGGTGCTCAATGGCCTGCGGGTGGTGAAGAAAAACATCTCCGACGTACGCCTGGTGGTATCGGGAGCCGGTGCGGCCTCCATTGCCTGTTTGAACCTGCTGGTCGCGTTGGGTCTGAGCAAGCAGAACATCACCGTTTGCGACTCCAAAGGCGTGATCTATCAGGGCCGTGACGCCAAGATGGAAGAAACCAAGGCGGCGTATGCCATTGCGGATAACGGCCAGCGTACGCTGGGGGATGCCATTCCCAATGCCGATATTTTCCTGGGTTGCTCCGGCCCTGGCGTGCTGACGCAGGACATGGTGAAAACCATGGCCAGAGATCCGTTGATCATGGCGCTGGCTAACCCGGAACCGGAAATTCTGCCGCCGTTGGCGAAAGCGGTGCGCCCAGATGCGATCATCTGTACCGGCCGTTCTGATTATCCCAACCAGGTAAACAACGTACTGTGCTTCCCGTTCATCTTCCGTGGCGCGCTGGATGTGGGGGCCACCACCATCAACGAAGAGATGAAGCTGGCCTGCGTGCACGCCATTGCCGATCTGGCGCTGGCAGAGCAGAGTGACGTGGTGGCTTCAGCGTATGGCGATCAGGACCTCTCCTTTGGCCCGGAATACATCATTCCCAAACCGTTCGACCCACGCCTGATTGTTAAAATTGCCCCGGCGGTAGCCAAGGCAGCCATGGATTCCGGCGTGGCGATGCGCCCGATCGAAGACTTTGATGCCTACGTAGAGAAGCTGACCGAGTTCGTCTATAAAACCAACCTGTTTATGAAGCCGATCTTCTCCCAGGCGAAGAAAGAAGTGAAACGCGTGGTAATGGCCGAGGGTGAAGAAGAGCGCGTACTGCATGCCACTCAAGAGCTGGTATCGCAGGGGCTGGCTTACCCAATCCTGGTGGGCCGCCCAAGCGTGATTGAAATGCGCCTGAAGAAACTAGGCCTGCAGCTGACGCCGGGCAAAGACTTTGAAGTGGTGAATAACGAGTCCGATCCGCGTTTCAATGAATACTGGGGTGAGTATTACCAGATCATGAAGCGCCGTGGCGTCTCCCAGGAGCAGGCTCGCCGTGCGGTGATCGGTAACCCAACGCTGATTGCTGCCATCATGTTGCACCGTGGGGAAGCCGACGCCATGATCTGTGGCACCATCGGCAGCTACCACGAGCATTATGACGTGGTGGAAAAGGTATTCGGGTTCCGTGAAGGGGTACATGTGGCAGGGGCGATGAACGCCTTATTGCTGCCGAGCGGTAACACCTTTATCGCCGATACCTACGTCAACGATGACCCAACGCCGGAACAACTGGCGGAAATCACCCTGATGGCGGCAGACACGGTACGGCGCTTCGGGATTGAGCCGAAGGTAGCACTGTTGTCCCACTCCAGCTTTGGTTCTTCCAACTGCCCGTCGGCGAGCAAAATGCGTAAAACGCTGGAGCTGGTCAATCAGATGGCACCAGGATTGGAGATCGACGGTGAGATGCACGGTGACGCCGCGCTGGTGGAAAGTATCCGCCACGATTTGATGCCGGACAGCCCGCTGAAAGGCTCCGCCAACATCCTGATCATGCCAAGTATGGAAGCGGCGCGGATCAGCTACAACCTGCTACGTGTCTCCTCTTCCGAAGGGGTGACGGTAGGGCCGGTATTGATGGGCGTGTCCAAGCCGGTACATATCCTGACGCCGATCGCCTCGGTGCGCCGTATCGTCAACATGGTGGCATTGGCAGTCGTAGAAGCACAAACCCAACCGCTGTAA